The proteins below are encoded in one region of Belonocnema kinseyi isolate 2016_QV_RU_SX_M_011 chromosome 5, B_treatae_v1, whole genome shotgun sequence:
- the LOC117173670 gene encoding uncharacterized protein LOC117173670, producing MAAYKGEGVDEGLVERIKEIFEETQIRVWIGKQKGVVFWSGRGLRQRCPLSLLLFSLLLADLEEKLEKKGKGRTVMGNSKVYSLAYADDVILIADDEKGVSLTMTVFEDYVRIKDLTVNVNKMKIMCFKKSRTEVEYEWKMCQKKVEQVE from the coding sequence atggcAGCTTATAAAGGAGAGGGGGTGGATGAAGGGTTGGTCGAGAGGATAAAGGAGATATTCGAAGAGACTCAGATAAGGGTTTGGATTGGGAAACAGAAAGGGGTGGTATTTTGGAGTGGAAGGGGGCTCAGGCAAAGGTGCCCACTGAGTCTACTACTATTCAGTCTCTTATTGGCAGATCTAGAAGAGAAACTGGAGAAGAAAGGAAaagggagaacggtaatgggaaATAGTAAGGTATATTCTTTAGCGTATGCAGACGATGTAATTTTAATAGCGGATGACGAGAAAGGGGTGAGTCTCACAATGACAGTGTTTGAGGATTATGTGAGAATTAAAGACTTAACGGTCAATGTAAATAAGATGAAGATTATGTGTTTTAAGAAGAGTAGGACAGAAGTAGAATATGAATGGAAGATGTGCCAAAAGAAAGTGGAACAGGTGGAGTAA